DNA from Streptomyces sp. Edi4:
GCAACGTCGGACGCGCCACGATCCTCGGCACCATCGGCGCCGCCGTGATCTACCTGTTGGGAACGCTCTCCGTGTTCGGCACGGTGCCGCACGACAAGCTCGTCGGCTCCACCGCCCCCTTCACGGACGCCGTGAACTCCATGTTCGGCGGCTCCTGGGGCGGCACGGCCGTCGCCCTCGCCGCCCTGGTCTCGATGGTCGGCGCGCTCAACGGCTGGACCCTGCTGAGCGCCCAGACCCCGTACGCCGCCGCCAAGGACGGTCTCTTCCCGAAAATGTTCGCCGTCAAGCGGCGTGGTGTGCCGACCGCGGGCGTCCTGGTCACCGCCGTCCTCGCCTCGCTGCTCACGGTCTACAACTACACCGCGGGCTCCAAGGGCGTCTTCGAGATCCTGGTCCTGGTCACCACCTTCACGGCCACCGTCCCCTACCTCCTTTCGACCGCGGCGCAGATCTACTTCCTCGCCTCCGGCCAGTCCGAACGCGTGCACCGCTCCCGCCTGATCCGCGACGCGGTCCTGGCCGTACTCGCCTTCGGCTTCTCCATGTGGCTCGTGGCGGGCTCCGGCTACGAAGCGGTCTACCAGGGCGTGTTGTTCCTGTTCGCCGGCGTTCTCCTGTACGCGTGGATGGCGGCCCGCAAGCAGCGAACCCAGGAGGCGCCCGCCGCCTGACGTGTTGTTCGCCACGCCGGCGCACCGCGCGGCCCGTGAGAGCGTGTTCAGAGCCCCCCAAGGCCGCGCCGGCAGAGTCGGTTGCGTACGAGTGGATCATGTGTGGTGGGATGAGGTGATGCGAACCCCCACGCGCATGCAGCCCCCTTACCGCAACCCCTATGACGAACTCGCGGCGCTCGCCGACCCCGAGCCGGAGCCCCACCCCGAGCCCCACCCCGAGCACGAGCCGCACCCTGAGCCGGAGCGACACCCCGCCGACAAGACCTGGTACGCGCCGGATCCCGCCCCCCAGGAGATACCGGCGGCGATACCGCGGCCTGCGGAGACAGTGCTGGACACGTCGCCGAGAGCGCTCTCACGAGGCCTCCCGGACATCGACCCGGACGACGACTTCTGGTCCCTGCCGCCCGAGCTCCGGCAGGCCAGAAGGGGCCGGCGCGCCCGACGGGGCCGACGACGTCCCCGAAGCGCGTTCGCCGCGCTGCCCCGCGCCGCCAAACTGCTGTCCGCCCTGGTCGTGCTCGCGGGATTCCTGATCCTGGCGGACCGATGCGCCGCTATGTACGCGGAGAAGAAGGCACAACAGGCCCTCCAGAAGGAACTTCACCTGGAAGCCGCGCCCCAGGTGGACATCCACGGCTTCCCCTTCCTCACACAGGTGCTGGACAAGCGCCTGGAGCGCGTGGACGTCACGGTGCCGCACGTGCCGGCCGACCGGATATCGCTCGCCAAAGTGCGGGCCGGCGCACGCGACATCGACCTGACGGGCGATCTGCCCAAGGACATACGTGGCGCCGTCATCGGCAGTCTGGACGGCGAGATCACGCTTTCTTTCGACGACATGAACCGCGAACTCGCCGCCTCTCAGATCAAGTTCAGCCGCCGGGACGCGAACTCCATCGGTGCGGACGGGCAGCTGACCATCGCGGGCCAGCAGTTGCGCGTACGGGCCGACGCGCAACTCAGGCTCGACGGCGATCGCGGCCTGTCCACCGACATCGACGGCATGAGCCTCGACCTGCCGAGCATCGCCACTTACCGGCCGGGCCGCGACCGGGGCCTGACCCTGCACCGGGAGAGCGCCGAACTCATCGCCCGGGATACCGCGCGCGTGAAGGAGCTCCTGTCGGTGCCCGCGGTAGTGCGGCGTCTCGGAGTACCGCAGCCGGCCGTAGACGCCGCCCTGCGCGACGAGGCGAAGCTGCACGAGCTGGTGGGTACGCCGATGTTCTTGGAGCAGATGATGCGCGTCAACCTCGTGGACGTGGTGGTGGACCACCCCTGGCTGCTTTCGAAGATCGGCATCGACCCGAAACTGATCACCGGGCTCCTCCAGATGCGGCCGCCGGAACTCTCCGACCGCCTGACCTTCTCTTTCACGCTGCCCAAGGAGGCGCGGGATCTGCACCTGCGTGGCGTACGCGTCGACAGGGGTGGCGTCGTAGCGACCGTCTCGGGCAGCCGGCTGGCAGTCGGCAAGGACAACTGACCCGCCGCCGGCCCCGCTGTCCCGTTGACCCGCTGAACCGGCGCATTCGGCCCGGTGCGCCCCTGCGGGTGCGCATCACGGCGAATGCGCGGATGCTGGAATGTGCCAGCATCCGCAAGGAGGCAGTTATGTCGATGCTCGACAAGCTCAAGGGCCTGCTCAAGGGTCACGAGGACACCGCGCGCCAGGGAGTCGAGAAGGGCGGCGACGCCTTCGACGCGAAGACCGGGAACAAGTACGAGAGCCAGGTCGACGTGGCCCAGAAGAGGCTCAACGAGCAGCTGGGCTCGGACAAGCCGCAGGACGGCCCGCCGCAGGGCTGACGGGCCCGGCGGCCCCGCTGAGAGCGCTCTCCGCCTCTCGGGGTGCTGTCCCGGCCACGTGCTGTCCCGGCCACGTGCTGTCCGGTCACGTGTTGTCCCGGCTACGTGTTGTTCGGCCTCCTCCACGCGAGATACCGCAATGGGGGAGGCCTGACGGGCGCGGTGGGAGCGTCGGAGTGGGCCCTGCCGCCCGCATGCCGGTGCCCCGCGCGCCGACACACATACGGCGTATGGGGCGACGGCGTGCGGGCGCTGAGGCGGCGGCGGACGAGCGGGACCGTGTGGCGCCACCGGCATCGCGTCCTACCCCCGGCTCAGGCTCACGGCCGATGCGTCAAGAGCGGCAACGGAAATCACCCAGTAGGGGGGATCTCGGCGGAATACGCGCACTTCGGCGGCGTAGCTGGGCAGAGCTGTCCCCGTGCCGTCCGCCTCCCTCGCCGCCCTGCGCCGTGTCCTCGCGGTGCTGTTGGTGCTCGGCGCGCTGTTCGGGGGTGCGCCCGGGGCCGAGGCGGCCGAGGGGCGGACGGTGGCTGCGTCCACGGTGTTGGTGACACCCGACCCGTCGAACGAGAGCGCTCCCGACGCGGCCGAAGCGGTGCTGCCCCCGCAGTCGATCCGGGCCGTGCGGCAGATCCGCCCCTTCCGCGACCCGGCCGTCCAGGAAACGTCTCCTCGAACTCCGCTTCCCGCCTCGTACGACTACGCCCGTCCGTCCGCTACGGCTACGGCTACGGGCGTCCGCTGTGTGGTGCTGCGCTGCTGACCGTTCCTCACGGAACCAGGTCGGACAGTCAACTCCCTCACACAGCAAGGTGGTTCAGCCATGCCCATCGACCCCTTCACGGCGCTCAACGCCCTGATTCGAGCCGAGGCCGTCCGTATCCGGCCCGACGGGACCGGCGCTCCCGAGGAGGAGCCGGCCGAGCGCGAGGAGGAACACCGGCCCGAGCGGCACCAGGACGGAAGGCAGGCTCACTAGAGACCGGGTGGCGGTCGGGCCGGCGGGTGGCGGTCGGGCCGGCGGGTGGCGGTCGGGCCGGCGGGGCCAACCGGGCCGACCGGGCCGACCGGGCCGACCGGGCCGACCGACCGGGCGGGACGGGAACGTCGCCGGCCAGGGTTCAGCACCGTCTTTCAGCACCGCCGACCATGACCGCTACCACCACAACGGCCGTCTCACGTGTCCGATGCGCGCGCTCCCCGGGCCAGTTCCAGGGCGTACTCCGGCCACCAGCGCCCCGCCCGAGGGCCGCCCCGGCAAGTTCCGTCCGACTCGCCGGGGCGCTTGATCCAGAGGTAGGCGTCGATGAGCGGGTCGCCGGTGCTCGCCGTGGGCGGAGTGCCCAGTGCACGGCCGGGCGGGTTGCACCAGGAATCGGCGCCGGTGTACGGGCCGTTGCCATTGCGGCTCGTGTCGACGACGAAGTGCTTGTCGCCGAGGGCGGCGGAGAGACGGTGCCCGTACTCGGCGCTGGACGCGTTCGTCTGAAACGCGGACACATTGAGGGAGAACCCGTCCGCCTCCTCCACGCCCGCCTGCCGCAGCGGTCCCACCAACTGCTTCTCGTCCTTGATCCAGCCGGAGTGCCCGGCGTCCAAGTACACCTTCGTGGCCGTTCCGCGCTTCAACTGTCCGACGGCGTAGGCGAGGAGCGACAACCGCTCGGCCGAAGGCGCTGCGTCGCATCCACTCACCAAGTGGGCGATGGCATCCGGCTCCACGATCACGACGGCGGGCCGCTCGCCGATGCCGCGCGCGAAGGCGTCGACCCACAGCCGGTACGCGTCCGCGTCCTTCGCGCCGCCCTGCGACAGGCCCCCGCAGTCACGGTGCGGAATGTTGTACGCGACGAGAACGGGGACCCGGCCGGCCGCTGCCGCGGCGCTCGTGAGATCGCGTACCGACTCCTCGACCCCGTCCGCCCGGGGCCAGTCCGCCTGGGGCCGCAGCGAGATCCGCTCCACCAGCGCGGCGTCCGCCGACCGCCCTGCCCGGTGCCACTCGGTGACCTGGGTGGCAGCGGGCCCCACCGGGTTCACCCAGAAAGGCCCGGGGTACGTCCCGCCGGGCGCGGACGCGGGCGCGGGCGCGGGCGCGGCAAGGGGCGGGGGCGGGTCAGCGGGCTGGGGAGTTGGCGTGGACTGCGGAAGCGCGCACGCGAGAGAGAGCGTAACGGCGAGTGCCGTGAGCCCGTAACGGATGGGAGAGCGTGATCTGCCGGGCATGGGACTCCAAGATCGCCGAACCGAACCCGCCCCTCGCCCAGATCTTGGCATCTCCTGTCGGCCCGGCGCCCGAAGCCGCAGCCGTACGGGGTAATACGCGGCCCGAGCGATGCCAGCGATCGGTGGCCGGTGACGGCGGGCCGGGAGGCCGGCCGCTGCACTCGGGGCTTCGCGCTCGCACCGGCGTTCCCGACCCATCGGGCGCGGCCCGTGGCCGGTGAATCCGCCTGCCTCGGCGGCAGGAGCGCGAACCTCTCACCGTGAGAGCGCTTCCGAGGCGCGCAATCGCCGACCCGCCAGCCCGGCCAGTTCATCGTGAGAGCGCTCCCGACCTCACCGCCCCCAGGCACGCCACGCCCCCCCCGGAGCCCTGAGAGCGCTCCCGGCGCCCCCAGCGCCCCCGTGCCGGGTGGCTCTCAGTGGCCCACGTGGCGTACGTGGAGGTGGCCGTCCCTCGGGTAGGGAGGCGTGGCGGGGAGGATGCGGTCGAAGTGGTAGCCGGCCTTTTCCGCGACGCGGCAGGAGGCCGGGTTGTCCTCCTGGTGGATCAGTTCGAGCCGGTGCAGCCCCTCGGTGGCGTAGCAGTCGAAGGCCCACGCCGAGAGCGCTTCCACGGCGCGCGGGGCAACTCCGCGTCCACGGGCGTACGGCATCGTCCAGTAACCGATTTCGCCGACCTCCCGGCTGGGGTGCTCCGGCCACTTGAGCAC
Protein-coding regions in this window:
- a CDS encoding amino acid permease yields the protein MTTQEAQSKHARQFGLPIAIALVMGNIIGGGIFLLPASVAPFGTISLVAFVVLTAGAIALALVFGRLAERHPQTGGPYVYAREAFGDFAGFLAAWSYWITTWVSNAALAVAAVGYLDVLIPVHGSKAATITAALLLQWLPALANLAGTRYVGAVQLIATVLKFAPLLLVAVGGLFFFDPANLGPFQSDGHSGLGAISASAAILLFSYLGVESAAVSAGEVRDPRRNVGRATILGTIGAAVIYLLGTLSVFGTVPHDKLVGSTAPFTDAVNSMFGGSWGGTAVALAALVSMVGALNGWTLLSAQTPYAAAKDGLFPKMFAVKRRGVPTAGVLVTAVLASLLTVYNYTAGSKGVFEILVLVTTFTATVPYLLSTAAQIYFLASGQSERVHRSRLIRDAVLAVLAFGFSMWLVAGSGYEAVYQGVLFLFAGVLLYAWMAARKQRTQEAPAA
- a CDS encoding DUF2993 domain-containing protein, translating into MRTPTRMQPPYRNPYDELAALADPEPEPHPEPHPEHEPHPEPERHPADKTWYAPDPAPQEIPAAIPRPAETVLDTSPRALSRGLPDIDPDDDFWSLPPELRQARRGRRARRGRRRPRSAFAALPRAAKLLSALVVLAGFLILADRCAAMYAEKKAQQALQKELHLEAAPQVDIHGFPFLTQVLDKRLERVDVTVPHVPADRISLAKVRAGARDIDLTGDLPKDIRGAVIGSLDGEITLSFDDMNRELAASQIKFSRRDANSIGADGQLTIAGQQLRVRADAQLRLDGDRGLSTDIDGMSLDLPSIATYRPGRDRGLTLHRESAELIARDTARVKELLSVPAVVRRLGVPQPAVDAALRDEAKLHELVGTPMFLEQMMRVNLVDVVVDHPWLLSKIGIDPKLITGLLQMRPPELSDRLTFSFTLPKEARDLHLRGVRVDRGGVVATVSGSRLAVGKDN
- a CDS encoding antitoxin — translated: MSMLDKLKGLLKGHEDTARQGVEKGGDAFDAKTGNKYESQVDVAQKRLNEQLGSDKPQDGPPQG
- a CDS encoding glycoside hydrolase family 6 protein, giving the protein MPGRSRSPIRYGLTALAVTLSLACALPQSTPTPQPADPPPPLAAPAPAPASAPGGTYPGPFWVNPVGPAATQVTEWHRAGRSADAALVERISLRPQADWPRADGVEESVRDLTSAAAAAGRVPVLVAYNIPHRDCGGLSQGGAKDADAYRLWVDAFARGIGERPAVVIVEPDAIAHLVSGCDAAPSAERLSLLAYAVGQLKRGTATKVYLDAGHSGWIKDEKQLVGPLRQAGVEEADGFSLNVSAFQTNASSAEYGHRLSAALGDKHFVVDTSRNGNGPYTGADSWCNPPGRALGTPPTASTGDPLIDAYLWIKRPGESDGTCRGGPRAGRWWPEYALELARGARASDT
- a CDS encoding GNAT family N-acetyltransferase; this encodes MTGTLRVEAASTAGALVLRPWRHEDAERVIEAYGDVAIARWTAHPIKTPEDAERWLEFQRQGRRTGTRLAFAICEDQPGDEGGQLLGNIVLKWPEHPSREVGEIGYWTMPYARGRGVAPRAVEALSAWAFDCYATEGLHRLELIHQEDNPASCRVAEKAGYHFDRILPATPPYPRDGHLHVRHVGH